The Gemmatimonadaceae bacterium genome contains the following window.
CCTGCCAGTTCGCGCTCAACCTCACGCATCCAGACATCCACTGGGTGTTTCCGCGCGCGCGGATCCCGAATTCGTCGGACATCGCACTCGACAAGGTGCGCGACGAGTACGCCGAGGCGCTGCAGGAGCGCGCCACAGCCAATGGGCTGTATCCGCGGCCCGACGGCAGCGCGGGCTTGTTCGTCTACGTCACGCGCTGGCTGGTGCAGATCGCCGCGCGGCGGCCGGCAATCGCCCACCGCAAAGTCCTTATCGTCGGCGACGCCGAACGGATGGTGCCGCAGGCGTCGTCGCAGGAAGCGGCCAACGCGTTCCTCAAGCTGCTCGAAGAGCCGCCCGAGGATACGACGCTGATCCTCACCTCGAGCGAGCCGGGCGCGCTGCTGCCCACCGTGCGCTCGCGCGTGGTGAGCGTACGAATGGCGCCGCTGCCTGATGCAGCTGTCCGCGCGTTCCTCGAGCACCCGGCCGTGGCGGACGTCGCGCCCAAGGGCAACGCCGAACGTGTGCTCCGGCTCGCCGGCGGCGCGCCGGGCTCGTTGCTCGGCGGCGAAGAGCGCGAGGCCGCCATCACCCGCGCGCGAGCGCTGCTCGACGCCGTGGACCAGGGCCCGGAGCAACGCTGGCGCGCCGCCTTCACCGCCGGCTCGGCCAAGGCCCGCGGCGCCTTCAGCGACACGCTCGAGGCCTTGAGTGTGCTGGTCCACGAACGCCTGCGCGACGCCGCCGAGCGCGGCGATGAACGCCAGGCGCGCCGCGCCGCACGCGCGATGCCAGCCATCGAGGATGCCAAACGTGCCGCGGCCGGCAACGCAAACCCCCAGCTGGTCACTGCCACCTTGCTCGAATCCATCGCCGGAGTGCCTTGATGTCCGATCGCAAACTCTCGCACATCAATGTTGCCGGCGATGCGTCGATGGTGGACGTGAGCCAAAAGCCGGCCGTGCCGCGCGTCGCACGCGCGGCTGGCAGCATCACGATGAGTGACGAGGCCTTCGCCGCCGTGCGCGATGCACAGCTGCCCAAGGGCGACGTGCTTGGCACCGCCCGCATCGCCGGCGTGATGGCCGCCAAGCGCACGTCGGATCTGATTCCGCTCTGCCATCCGCTGCTGCTGCACGACGTGCAGGTCCGCCTGACGATGGACGAGGCGCTGCCCGGCGTGCGCTGCGAGAGCGAAGTGCGCACCGTGGGCCAGACCGGCGTGGAAATGGAGGCGCTGACGGCCGTGTCGGTCGCGCTGCTGACGGTCTACGATATGGCCAAGGCCGTGGACTCACGGATGGTCATCGGACCGGTGCGACTGCTGGAGAAGCGGAAGGGCGCGCCCTGACAGCTCAGCGCACGCGCAGTCGCTGACCCGGCCGGATGATGTCGCCGCGCAGGCGGTTGATCTGCCGCAGCTGCGCGACCGTGGTG
Protein-coding sequences here:
- the moaC gene encoding cyclic pyranopterin monophosphate synthase MoaC, whose amino-acid sequence is MSDRKLSHINVAGDASMVDVSQKPAVPRVARAAGSITMSDEAFAAVRDAQLPKGDVLGTARIAGVMAAKRTSDLIPLCHPLLLHDVQVRLTMDEALPGVRCESEVRTVGQTGVEMEALTAVSVALLTVYDMAKAVDSRMVIGPVRLLEKRKGAP